The Streptomyces sp. Alt3 genome has a segment encoding these proteins:
- a CDS encoding SurA N-terminal domain-containing protein — protein sequence MHRRRRTALALSAATLVAAPLLTACGSEAHPGAAAVVGGDRIDVATVQAQAADVRTAQQKSEQSEELVAKSGQLTRVKLSGMIFGRVLDRAAKDAGVGVSRKEIQQIRGVAAEQSGGEEGVRTLMLEQRWVAPGQIEASLRQEVQLQKLAGALGADLQSPTGVQAVGQALTEASKALHIEVNPRYGSWDNRKVQLSTYKAPWITQVTPVQGQEPEAGA from the coding sequence TTGCACCGCCGTCGTCGTACCGCGCTCGCCCTTTCCGCCGCAACGCTCGTCGCGGCCCCCCTCCTGACCGCCTGTGGCAGCGAGGCCCACCCCGGTGCCGCGGCCGTGGTGGGCGGCGACCGGATCGACGTGGCCACCGTCCAGGCGCAGGCGGCCGACGTGCGCACCGCGCAGCAGAAGTCGGAGCAGTCCGAGGAGCTGGTCGCCAAGTCGGGCCAGCTGACCAGGGTCAAGCTGTCCGGGATGATCTTCGGGCGGGTCCTGGACCGGGCCGCGAAGGACGCGGGGGTCGGTGTCAGCCGCAAGGAGATCCAGCAGATCCGCGGCGTCGCCGCCGAGCAGTCCGGCGGGGAGGAGGGCGTGCGGACCCTGATGCTGGAGCAGCGCTGGGTCGCGCCCGGCCAGATCGAGGCGAGCCTGCGCCAGGAGGTCCAGCTCCAGAAGCTGGCCGGGGCGCTGGGCGCCGACCTGCAGAGCCCCACCGGGGTGCAGGCCGTCGGGCAGGCCCTCACCGAGGCGTCGAAGGCGTTGCACATCGAAGTCAACCCGCGCTACGGCAGCTGGGACAACCGGAAGGTCCAGCTCAGCACGTACAAGGCGCCGTGGATCACCCAGGTCACGCCCGTGCAGGGCCAGGAGCCCGAGGCAGGCGCCTGA
- a CDS encoding nucleoside triphosphate pyrophosphohydrolase: MNAEDPGRIVLLTASHRVAPGLLSWPAWQTLRAADRVLCAERDHPQLPYLDEAGVAVEHDAPTAEELVDDCAGGRTVVVLVGGEGNQPLTDGLARLGGSGRVQMPDLELLPGSYDLPGARLLDLVQVMDRIRLECPWTSQKTHKGLAKYAIEEAYELVEAIEDGDREELREELGDVLLQVVFHARIAQEDQEEPFAIDDVAATIVEKLIHRHPHVFGDETAETPEDVHAHWLRTKAIEKQRASVTDGVPLGQPGLALAAKLGGRARAAGLDIALPEGEGVGHRLLALAVRAEQDGTDPEAALRAAARAYRDVIRAAEGLGTGPDSVEE; encoded by the coding sequence GTGAACGCTGAAGACCCCGGCCGTATCGTCCTGCTCACCGCCAGCCACCGGGTCGCCCCCGGTCTGCTGTCCTGGCCCGCCTGGCAGACTCTGCGGGCCGCCGACCGGGTGCTGTGCGCCGAGCGGGACCATCCGCAGCTGCCGTACCTGGACGAGGCGGGGGTCGCCGTCGAGCACGACGCACCCACGGCCGAGGAGCTGGTGGACGACTGCGCGGGCGGCCGGACCGTGGTGGTGCTGGTGGGCGGCGAGGGGAACCAGCCGCTCACCGACGGCCTGGCCAGGCTCGGCGGTTCGGGCCGGGTGCAGATGCCGGACCTGGAACTGCTGCCAGGTTCGTACGACCTGCCCGGTGCCCGGCTCCTGGATCTGGTCCAGGTCATGGACCGGATCCGGCTCGAATGCCCGTGGACCTCGCAGAAGACGCACAAGGGTCTCGCTAAGTACGCCATCGAGGAGGCGTACGAACTGGTCGAGGCGATCGAGGACGGCGACCGCGAGGAACTGCGAGAGGAGCTCGGCGACGTCCTGCTCCAGGTCGTCTTCCACGCGCGCATCGCGCAGGAGGACCAGGAGGAGCCGTTCGCCATCGACGACGTCGCTGCCACGATCGTCGAGAAACTGATCCACCGCCATCCCCATGTGTTCGGCGACGAGACCGCCGAGACGCCGGAGGACGTCCACGCCCACTGGCTGCGCACGAAGGCGATCGAGAAGCAGCGTGCGTCGGTCACCGACGGGGTGCCGCTCGGGCAGCCCGGCCTGGCGCTCGCGGCCAAGCTCGGCGGCAGGGCCCGCGCCGCGGGTCTCGACATCGCGCTCCCCGAGGGCGAGGGGGTCGGGCACCGGCTGCTCGCCCTCGCCGTACGGGCCGAGCAGGACGGCACGGACCCGGAGGCCGCCCTGCGGGCCGCCGCGCGTGCCTACCGGGACGTGATCCGGGCGGCCGAGGGGCTCGGGACCGGCCCGGATAGCGTCGAGGAGTGA
- a CDS encoding cytochrome P450 family protein yields the protein MNDSPDTHSAPDAAPDTHSAPDAAPELFTWEFATDPYPAYAWLREHSPVHRTTLPSGVEAWLVTRYADARQALADTRLSKNPAHHAGSANAKGKTGIPGERKAELMTHLLNIDPPDHTRLRRLVSKAFTPRRVAEFAPRVQELTDSLIDGFAEKGEADLIHDFAFPLPIYAICDLLGVPREDQDDFRDWAGMMIRHGGGPRGGVARSVKKMRGYLAELIHRKRENPGDDLISGLIRASDHGEHLSENEAAAMAFILLFAGFETTVNLIGNGTYALLRNPSQRERLERSLAAGESELLATGIEELLRYDGPVELATWRYATEPVTLGGQDIAAGDPVLVVLAAADRDPDRFQNADTLDLARSDNQHLGYGHGIHYCLGAPLARLEGQVALATLLRRLPDLRLAAEPADLRWRGGLIMRGLRTLPVEFGPGRPAGKGDTLSTL from the coding sequence GTGAACGACAGCCCCGATACGCACTCCGCGCCGGACGCGGCGCCCGATACGCACTCCGCGCCGGACGCGGCGCCCGAACTCTTCACCTGGGAGTTCGCCACCGATCCGTACCCCGCCTACGCATGGCTCCGCGAGCACAGTCCCGTGCACCGCACGACACTGCCCAGCGGGGTCGAGGCCTGGCTGGTGACCCGGTACGCCGATGCCCGGCAGGCGCTCGCCGACACCAGGCTCTCCAAGAACCCGGCCCACCACGCGGGGTCCGCGAACGCCAAGGGCAAGACGGGCATCCCCGGGGAGCGCAAGGCGGAGCTGATGACGCATCTGCTGAACATCGACCCGCCGGACCACACCCGGTTGCGCCGGCTCGTGTCCAAGGCGTTCACCCCGCGCCGGGTCGCGGAGTTCGCGCCGCGCGTGCAGGAGCTGACGGACAGCCTCATCGACGGCTTCGCCGAGAAGGGGGAGGCGGACCTCATCCACGACTTCGCCTTCCCCCTCCCCATCTACGCGATCTGCGACCTGCTGGGTGTGCCGCGCGAGGACCAGGACGACTTCCGGGACTGGGCGGGCATGATGATCCGGCACGGCGGGGGTCCGCGCGGCGGGGTCGCCAGGTCGGTCAAGAAGATGCGCGGCTATCTCGCCGAGCTCATCCACCGCAAGAGGGAGAACCCGGGCGACGACCTGATCTCCGGGCTGATCCGGGCAAGTGACCACGGCGAGCACCTCAGCGAGAACGAGGCCGCGGCCATGGCCTTCATCCTCCTGTTCGCCGGTTTCGAGACGACGGTGAACCTGATCGGCAACGGCACCTACGCACTGCTGCGCAATCCGTCCCAGCGCGAGCGGCTGGAACGCTCGCTGGCGGCAGGGGAGTCGGAGCTGCTCGCCACGGGCATCGAGGAGCTGCTGCGCTACGACGGGCCGGTGGAGCTCGCGACATGGCGCTACGCCACCGAGCCCGTGACCCTGGGAGGACAGGACATCGCGGCGGGGGACCCCGTACTCGTGGTTCTGGCCGCCGCGGATCGGGATCCGGACAGATTCCAGAATGCGGACACCCTGGATCTCGCTCGGAGTGACAATCAGCATCTGGGCTACGGCCACGGAATCCACTACTGCCTGGGAGCTCCGCTGGCCCGTCTGGAGGGTCAGGTGGCTCTGGCGACGCTGCTGCGACGCCTCCCCGACCTGCGGCTCGCTGCGGAACCTGCCGATTTGCGCTGGCGTGGCGGGCTCATCATGCGTGGACTGCGCACCCTTCCGGTGGAGTTCGGTCCCGGACGGCCGGCCGGTAAAGGTGACACGCTGTCAACTCTGTGA
- a CDS encoding transglycosylase family protein codes for MGSATGRHRRPRQAPAIVVAAGVTGSAIAIPLLGAGGAQAADASTWDRVAECESGGMWSADLGNGYYGGLQFSEDTWSAYGGTAYASRADLASRSQQISVAEKVLEDKGPQAWPSCAVISGLALDGTLPGIDPGGDPSAEDSDTATGTPSSEASDPAGSADDAESEDEADEKGESKGNAAGDTADASDDAGSTDASPSATPSPEASETSGAAKGGHAAKGDAETGGKHRGTPAPEGSTGSELDEGRESGRHASRGDSEARQGAEEAYTVREGDNLWAIADAQELSGGWTALYEANKDELGSDPDLILPGQSLNLGLVTDAQDSAAETAAAN; via the coding sequence ATGGGCTCCGCGACCGGCAGACACCGTCGCCCTCGCCAGGCACCCGCCATCGTCGTCGCCGCAGGCGTCACCGGCTCGGCCATCGCCATCCCCCTGCTCGGTGCGGGCGGCGCTCAAGCCGCCGACGCGTCGACCTGGGACCGGGTCGCCGAATGCGAGAGCGGCGGCATGTGGAGTGCCGACCTGGGCAACGGCTACTACGGCGGCCTGCAGTTCTCGGAGGACACCTGGAGTGCCTACGGCGGCACGGCGTACGCGTCCCGCGCCGACCTCGCGAGCCGCTCGCAGCAGATATCGGTCGCCGAGAAGGTGCTGGAGGACAAGGGGCCGCAGGCGTGGCCCAGCTGCGCCGTGATCTCCGGGCTGGCCCTGGACGGGACGCTGCCGGGCATCGACCCGGGCGGCGATCCGTCGGCGGAGGACTCCGACACCGCTACCGGGACCCCGTCCTCCGAGGCGTCGGATCCGGCCGGATCGGCGGACGACGCGGAGTCGGAGGACGAGGCGGACGAGAAGGGCGAGTCCAAGGGCAACGCCGCCGGCGACACGGCGGACGCGAGCGACGACGCGGGCAGCACCGACGCGTCGCCGTCCGCCACCCCGTCCCCCGAGGCGTCCGAGACGTCCGGCGCGGCGAAGGGTGGTCACGCCGCGAAGGGTGACGCCGAGACGGGCGGGAAGCACCGTGGCACCCCGGCTCCCGAGGGCAGCACCGGGTCGGAGCTGGACGAGGGGCGCGAGTCCGGCCGGCACGCCTCCCGGGGCGACTCCGAGGCCCGTCAGGGCGCCGAGGAGGCGTACACGGTCCGAGAGGGCGACAACCTCTGGGCGATCGCCGACGCGCAGGAGCTCTCCGGTGGCTGGACCGCTCTCTACGAGGCCAACAAGGACGAGCTGGGCTCCGACCCCGACCTCATCCTGCCCGGCCAGAGCCTGAACCTCGGTCTCGTGACGGATGCGCAGGACTCCGCGGCGGAGACGGCCGCGGCCAACTGA
- a CDS encoding LysM peptidoglycan-binding domain-containing protein, whose translation MLLSSKGKHRRPSKAVRIATLAGVTGAAVAVPLMGATGASAASVDTWDAVAQCESGGNWSINTGNGYYGGLQFSQSSWAAAGGTQYAARADLATKGQQIAAAEKLLDLQGPGAWACAGAGGLTNDGVDPGVDTGSAKNGDTDPQAAPERKAEQPTTRSEKRTAPEKTVTTPTGQKVEKGDGEYKVKAGDTLSKIADAKKVKGGWEKLFKLNDDIVDDANLIFPGQQLHLK comes from the coding sequence ATGCTGCTTTCCAGCAAGGGCAAGCACCGTCGCCCGTCCAAGGCCGTTCGCATCGCGACCCTGGCCGGTGTCACCGGTGCCGCCGTCGCGGTCCCGCTGATGGGCGCGACCGGTGCCTCCGCCGCCTCCGTCGACACCTGGGACGCCGTCGCCCAGTGCGAGTCCGGTGGCAACTGGTCCATCAACACGGGCAACGGCTACTACGGCGGTCTGCAGTTCTCGCAGTCCAGCTGGGCCGCGGCCGGCGGTACGCAGTACGCCGCCCGCGCCGACCTGGCCACCAAGGGCCAGCAGATAGCCGCCGCCGAGAAGCTCCTCGACCTGCAGGGCCCGGGTGCCTGGGCCTGCGCCGGTGCCGGCGGCCTGACGAACGACGGTGTGGACCCGGGCGTCGACACCGGCTCCGCGAAGAACGGCGACACGGACCCGCAGGCCGCGCCGGAGCGCAAGGCCGAGCAGCCCACCACGCGCAGCGAGAAGCGCACGGCTCCCGAGAAGACCGTCACCACCCCGACCGGCCAGAAGGTCGAGAAGGGTGACGGCGAGTACAAGGTGAAGGCCGGCGACACCCTGAGCAAGATCGCCGACGCGAAGAAGGTCAAGGGTGGCTGGGAGAAGCTCTTCAAGCTGAACGACGACATCGTCGACGACGCGAACCTGATCTTCCCGGGTCAGCAGCTCCACCTGAAGTAG
- the eno gene encoding phosphopyruvate hydratase, with amino-acid sequence MPSIDVVVAREILDSRGNPTVEVEVGLDDGSTGRAAVPSGASTGAFEAIELRDGDPNRYQGKGVEKAVLAVIEQIGPELVGYDATEQRLIDQAMFDLDATENKGSLGANAILGVSLAVAHAASEASDLPLFRYLGGPNAHLLPVPMMNILNGGSHADSNVDIQEFMIAPIGAESFSEALRWGAEIYHTLKKVLKTKGLSTGLGDEGGFAPNLESNRAALDLILEAVKEAGYVPGRDIALALDVAASEFYKDGVYEFEGKSRSAAEMTEYYEELVSAYPLVSIEDPLYEDDWAGWKVITDKLGSKVQIVGDDLFVTNPERLARGIEEGSANALLVKVNQIGSLTETLDAVELAQRNGFKCMMSHRSGETEDVTIADLAVAVNCGQIKTGAPARSDRVAKYNQLLRIEEILDDAAVYAGRSAFPRFRYEG; translated from the coding sequence GTGCCGTCCATCGACGTCGTCGTAGCCAGGGAAATCCTCGACTCCCGGGGTAACCCCACGGTCGAGGTCGAGGTTGGCCTCGACGACGGCAGCACGGGACGTGCTGCTGTTCCGTCCGGCGCCTCCACCGGCGCGTTCGAGGCCATTGAGCTTCGCGACGGTGACCCCAACCGCTACCAGGGCAAGGGCGTCGAGAAGGCCGTCCTCGCCGTGATCGAGCAGATCGGCCCGGAGCTCGTCGGCTACGACGCCACCGAGCAGCGCCTCATCGACCAGGCGATGTTCGACCTGGACGCCACCGAGAACAAGGGCTCCCTCGGCGCCAACGCCATCCTCGGTGTCTCGCTGGCCGTGGCGCACGCCGCGTCCGAGGCCTCCGACCTCCCGCTGTTCCGCTACCTCGGCGGCCCGAACGCGCACCTGCTGCCCGTTCCGATGATGAACATCCTGAACGGCGGCTCGCACGCCGACTCCAACGTGGACATCCAGGAGTTCATGATCGCGCCGATCGGCGCCGAGTCCTTCTCCGAGGCCCTTCGCTGGGGCGCGGAGATCTACCACACGCTGAAGAAGGTCCTGAAGACCAAGGGCCTGTCCACCGGTCTCGGTGACGAGGGCGGCTTCGCCCCCAACCTCGAGTCGAACCGCGCCGCCCTCGACCTCATCCTCGAGGCCGTCAAGGAGGCCGGTTACGTCCCGGGCCGCGACATCGCGCTCGCGCTCGACGTCGCCGCGTCCGAGTTCTACAAGGACGGCGTCTACGAGTTCGAGGGCAAGTCCCGTTCGGCCGCCGAGATGACGGAGTACTACGAGGAGCTCGTCTCCGCGTACCCGCTGGTCTCCATCGAGGACCCGCTGTACGAGGACGACTGGGCGGGCTGGAAGGTCATCACCGACAAGCTCGGCTCCAAGGTGCAGATCGTCGGTGACGACCTGTTCGTCACCAACCCCGAGCGCCTCGCCCGCGGTATCGAGGAGGGCTCGGCCAACGCCCTGCTCGTCAAGGTCAACCAGATCGGTTCGCTGACCGAGACCCTCGACGCCGTCGAGCTGGCCCAGCGCAACGGCTTCAAGTGCATGATGTCCCACCGCTCCGGTGAGACCGAGGACGTCACCATCGCCGACCTCGCCGTCGCCGTGAACTGTGGCCAGATCAAGACCGGCGCCCCGGCCCGCTCGGACCGCGTCGCCAAGTACAACCAGCTGCTGCGCATCGAGGAGATCCTCGACGACGCCGCGGTCTACGCCGGGCGTTCGGCGTTCCCGCGGTTCCGCTACGAGGGCTGA
- a CDS encoding FtsB family cell division protein — protein sequence MAGKDRDRFSTATRLRLLGEQTAARVYRSQNRRQARRSRLTGRAAFLALIVCSLVVALAYPMRQYISQRDQIAEQERLSQEAHRRTEELRDEKARLKDDAYVRRLARQHLHYVLPGETGYTVVDPDAADVRRGEPGATGRPWHSNLWDGVDSADRE from the coding sequence ATGGCCGGGAAGGACCGCGACCGGTTCTCCACCGCGACCAGGCTGCGGCTGCTGGGGGAGCAGACGGCGGCCCGCGTCTACCGGTCCCAGAACCGCCGCCAGGCCCGGCGCTCCCGGCTCACCGGCCGGGCCGCGTTCCTCGCGCTGATCGTCTGCTCGCTGGTGGTCGCCCTCGCGTACCCCATGCGGCAGTACATCTCCCAGCGCGACCAGATCGCCGAACAGGAGAGGCTCTCGCAGGAGGCCCACCGGCGGACCGAGGAGCTGCGTGACGAGAAGGCGCGGCTCAAGGACGACGCGTACGTCCGCCGCCTCGCGCGCCAGCACCTGCACTACGTGCTGCCCGGGGAGACCGGCTACACGGTGGTCGACCCGGACGCGGCCGACGTGCGCCGGGGCGAGCCGGGGGCGACGGGGCGGCCCTGGCACTCGAACCTCTGGGACGGCGTCGACAGCGCCGACCGGGAATGA
- a CDS encoding DUF501 domain-containing protein yields the protein MDTPPPQTESTTPTAADIAAFELQLGRPPRGLRAIAHRCPCGNPDVVETQPRLEDGTPFPTTYYLTCPRAASAIGTLEANGVMKEMTERLATDPELAAAYRAAHEDYIARRDAIEVLEGFPSAGGMPDRVKCLHVLVGHSLVAGPGVNPLGDEAIAMLPEWWAKGPCVTPCSPAAGSDAS from the coding sequence ATGGACACGCCCCCTCCGCAGACCGAATCCACCACGCCCACCGCCGCGGACATCGCCGCGTTCGAGCTCCAGCTCGGCCGGCCGCCGCGTGGGCTGCGCGCCATCGCGCACCGCTGCCCGTGCGGCAACCCGGACGTGGTCGAGACGCAGCCCCGTCTGGAGGACGGCACGCCGTTCCCGACGACGTACTACCTGACCTGCCCGCGCGCCGCTTCGGCGATCGGCACGCTGGAGGCCAACGGGGTCATGAAGGAGATGACCGAGCGCCTGGCGACGGACCCCGAGCTGGCCGCCGCCTACCGCGCCGCGCACGAGGACTACATCGCCCGCCGTGACGCCATCGAGGTGCTGGAGGGTTTCCCGAGCGCCGGCGGAATGCCGGACCGTGTGAAGTGCCTGCACGTCCTGGTCGGCCACTCTCTGGTGGCGGGCCCCGGGGTGAACCCGCTGGGCGACGAGGCGATCGCGATGCTGCCGGAGTGGTGGGCGAAGGGCCCGTGCGTCACGCCGTGCTCCCCCGCAGCCGGCTCCGACGCGTCCTGA
- a CDS encoding Ppx/GppA phosphatase family protein yields the protein MTRVAAIDCGTNSIRLLVADVDPATGDFTELDRRMRIVRLGQGVDRTGRLAPEALERTLDACRDYAAAIKELGAERIRFVATSASRDAENSDTFVRGVLEILGVEPEVVTGDREAQLSFDGATKELVGGDHLEKPYLVVDIGGGSTEFVVGDDRVRAARSVDIGCVRMTERHLVVDGTVVDPPTPDRIAAIRADVDAALDLAEETVPISSAATLVGLAGTVTTVAAMALGLEEYDSEAIHHSRVSVERVREITERLLASTHEERAAIPAMHPGRVDVIASGALVLLAVMERTGAREVVVSEHDILDGIAWSAA from the coding sequence ATGACCCGCGTTGCCGCCATCGACTGCGGTACCAACTCCATCCGCCTGCTCGTGGCGGACGTGGACCCCGCCACCGGAGACTTCACCGAGCTCGACCGCCGGATGCGGATCGTCCGGCTCGGCCAGGGTGTCGACCGCACCGGCCGGCTGGCCCCCGAGGCGCTGGAGCGCACCCTCGACGCCTGCCGTGACTACGCGGCCGCGATCAAGGAGCTCGGTGCCGAGCGGATCCGGTTCGTCGCCACGTCCGCCTCCCGGGACGCGGAGAACAGCGACACGTTCGTCCGCGGTGTCCTGGAGATCCTGGGTGTCGAGCCCGAGGTCGTCACGGGCGACCGGGAGGCGCAGCTGTCCTTCGACGGTGCCACCAAGGAACTGGTTGGCGGTGACCACCTGGAGAAGCCGTACCTCGTCGTGGACATCGGCGGCGGCTCCACGGAGTTCGTGGTGGGCGACGACCGTGTCCGTGCCGCCAGGTCCGTGGACATCGGCTGCGTACGCATGACCGAGCGTCATCTCGTCGTGGACGGGACCGTGGTGGACCCCCCGACGCCCGACCGGATCGCCGCGATCCGCGCGGACGTCGACGCCGCTCTGGACCTGGCGGAGGAGACCGTGCCGATCTCCTCCGCGGCGACGCTCGTCGGCCTGGCGGGGACGGTCACCACCGTCGCCGCGATGGCGCTCGGGCTGGAGGAGTACGACTCCGAGGCGATCCACCACTCCCGGGTCTCCGTCGAGCGCGTCCGGGAGATCACGGAGAGGCTGCTGGCCTCGACGCACGAGGAACGCGCGGCGATCCCGGCGATGCACCCGGGCCGGGTCGACGTGATCGCCTCGGGCGCCCTCGTCCTGCTCGCCGTGATGGAGCGGACCGGTGCCCGTGAGGTCGTCGTCAGTGAGCACGACATCCTCGACGGGATCGCCTGGTCGGCAGCCTGA
- a CDS encoding NAD(P)/FAD-dependent oxidoreductase, translating into MSTTERPRILVVGGGYVGLYAARRILKKMRYGEATVTVVDPRSYMTYQPFLPEAAAGSISPRHVVVPLRRVLPKAEVLTGRVTTIDQDRKVATVAPLVGEAYELPFDYLVIAMGAVSRTFPIPGLAEQGIGMKGIEEAIGLRNHVLEQLDKADSTTDEDVRRKALTFVFVGGGFAGAETIGEVEDMARDAAKYYTSVKREDMRFILVDAADKILPEVGPKLGAYGKEHLESRGVEVYLSTSMDSCVDGHVVLKNGLEVDSSTIVWTAGVKPNPALARFGLPLGPRGHVDTSEKLQVQGTDYIWSAGDNAQVPDMVGRRAGNPNAWCPPNAQHALRQAKVLGDNVISGMRGFPQKEYSHANKGAVAGLGLHKGVAMIVMGKVKIKVKGRLAWYMHRGYHGMAMPTWNRKIRIFADWTLAMFLKREVVSLGAMETPREEFYEAAKPSPAPVAAKADGDKDKAGEKAKAS; encoded by the coding sequence ATGAGCACCACGGAGCGTCCCAGGATCCTCGTTGTAGGCGGTGGGTACGTAGGCCTGTACGCAGCTCGTCGCATTCTGAAGAAGATGCGGTATGGAGAGGCGACCGTCACGGTCGTCGACCCGCGCTCGTACATGACGTACCAGCCCTTCCTCCCCGAAGCTGCTGCCGGCAGCATCTCGCCTCGGCACGTCGTCGTCCCGCTGCGACGCGTACTGCCGAAGGCCGAGGTTCTCACCGGCCGTGTCACGACCATCGATCAGGACCGCAAGGTCGCCACGGTCGCGCCGCTCGTCGGCGAGGCCTACGAGCTGCCCTTCGACTACCTGGTCATCGCGATGGGCGCGGTCTCCCGTACCTTCCCGATCCCCGGCCTCGCCGAGCAGGGCATCGGCATGAAGGGCATCGAGGAGGCCATCGGTCTGCGCAACCACGTCCTCGAGCAGCTGGACAAGGCCGACTCGACGACCGATGAGGACGTCCGCCGCAAGGCGCTGACGTTCGTCTTCGTGGGTGGCGGCTTCGCCGGCGCGGAGACCATCGGCGAGGTCGAGGACATGGCGCGCGACGCGGCCAAGTACTACACGAGCGTGAAGCGCGAGGACATGCGCTTCATCCTGGTCGACGCCGCCGACAAGATCCTTCCCGAGGTCGGCCCGAAGCTGGGCGCGTACGGCAAGGAGCACCTGGAGAGCCGTGGTGTCGAGGTCTACCTCTCGACCTCCATGGACTCCTGCGTCGACGGTCACGTCGTCCTGAAGAACGGCCTCGAGGTCGACTCCAGCACGATCGTGTGGACGGCCGGCGTGAAGCCGAACCCGGCGCTGGCGCGCTTCGGCCTGCCGCTCGGCCCCCGCGGTCACGTGGACACGTCCGAGAAGCTCCAGGTGCAGGGCACCGACTACATCTGGTCCGCGGGCGACAACGCCCAGGTCCCGGACATGGTCGGCCGCCGCGCGGGCAACCCGAACGCCTGGTGCCCGCCGAACGCCCAGCACGCGCTGCGTCAGGCCAAGGTCCTCGGTGACAACGTCATCTCCGGCATGCGGGGCTTCCCGCAGAAGGAGTACAGCCACGCCAACAAGGGTGCGGTCGCCGGGCTCGGCCTGCACAAGGGCGTCGCGATGATCGTCATGGGCAAGGTGAAGATCAAGGTCAAGGGCCGTCTCGCCTGGTACATGCACCGTGGCTACCACGGCATGGCCATGCCGACCTGGAACCGCAAGATCCGGATCTTCGCGGACTGGACGCTGGCGATGTTCCTGAAGCGCGAGGTCGTCTCGCTCGGCGCCATGGAGACTCCCCGCGAGGAGTTCTACGAGGCCGCCAAGCCGAGCCCCGCGCCCGTCGCGGCCAAGGCCGACGGCGACAAGGACAAGGCCGGCGAGAAGGCCAAGGCCTCCTAG
- a CDS encoding SAM-dependent methyltransferase, translating into MADAASRLTALAEELLGEPLPVRIRAWDGSESGPPGAPTLVLRHRRALRRLLWKPGELGLARAWVAGEIDVDGDLYAVLDAMASLLWERGADAKDSVHPLRDPKVRAFGRGLVELAGPWPPPPPPAEEIRRRAGTLHTRRRDKEAISHHYDVGNDFYAMVLGPSMVYSCAYWQDGSTLEDAQRDKLDLVCRKLALKEGDRLLDVGCGWGSMAIHAAREYGARVTGVTLSTEQAAFARKRIAEEGLTDRIEIRVQDYRDVRDGPYDAISSIGMAEHVGSIRFREYADDLYALLRPGGRLLNHQIARRPERDESAYHVDDFIDAYVFPDGELAPVGRTVTTLEEAGFEARDVEAIREHYALTLRQWVANLEKHWKEAVRATSPGRARVWRLYMAASALSFEHNKIGVNQILAVRPREGGAAGMPLRARDWTASANG; encoded by the coding sequence ATGGCCGACGCCGCGTCGCGGCTGACCGCTCTTGCCGAAGAGTTGCTGGGAGAGCCCCTGCCGGTCCGGATCCGGGCCTGGGACGGCAGCGAATCCGGGCCGCCGGGTGCCCCCACCCTCGTCCTGCGCCACCGCCGTGCCCTGCGCCGGCTGCTCTGGAAGCCCGGCGAACTGGGCCTGGCCCGCGCCTGGGTGGCCGGGGAGATCGACGTCGACGGCGACCTGTACGCGGTCCTGGACGCCATGGCCTCCCTGCTCTGGGAGCGCGGCGCCGACGCGAAGGACAGCGTCCACCCGCTCCGAGACCCGAAGGTGCGCGCGTTCGGCCGCGGCCTCGTCGAGCTGGCCGGCCCCTGGCCGCCGCCGCCCCCGCCCGCCGAGGAGATCCGCCGCCGGGCCGGGACGCTGCACACCAGACGCCGCGACAAGGAAGCCATCAGCCACCACTACGACGTGGGCAACGACTTCTACGCGATGGTCCTCGGCCCGTCCATGGTCTACTCCTGCGCCTACTGGCAGGACGGCTCCACGCTCGAGGACGCCCAGCGCGACAAGCTCGACCTCGTCTGCCGCAAGCTGGCCCTGAAGGAGGGCGACCGCCTCCTCGACGTCGGCTGCGGCTGGGGCTCGATGGCGATCCACGCGGCCCGCGAGTACGGAGCCCGGGTCACCGGGGTGACCCTCTCCACCGAACAGGCCGCCTTCGCCCGCAAGCGCATCGCCGAGGAGGGCCTCACCGACCGGATCGAGATCCGGGTCCAGGACTACCGGGACGTCAGGGACGGCCCCTACGACGCCATCTCCTCGATCGGCATGGCCGAGCACGTGGGGTCGATCCGCTTCCGTGAGTACGCCGACGACCTCTACGCACTCCTCCGGCCCGGCGGCCGGCTGCTCAACCACCAGATCGCCCGCCGCCCGGAGAGGGACGAGTCGGCCTACCACGTCGACGACTTCATCGACGCCTACGTCTTCCCCGACGGTGAACTCGCCCCGGTGGGCCGCACCGTCACCACCCTGGAGGAGGCCGGCTTCGAGGCCCGGGACGTCGAGGCGATCCGCGAGCACTACGCGCTGACCCTGCGTCAGTGGGTGGCCAATCTGGAGAAGCACTGGAAGGAGGCCGTCCGGGCCACCTCGCCGGGCCGGGCCCGGGTGTGGCGGCTCTACATGGCCGCCTCCGCGCTCTCCTTCGAGCACAACAAGATCGGCGTCAACCAGATCCTCGCGGTGCGCCCGCGGGAGGGCGGAGCGGCCGGAATGCCGCTGCGGGCCCGTGACTGGACGGCGTCGGCGAACGGCTGA